The genome window GCCTGTGTCGCCTCCCGCTGTTTCTTGACCTATACAAATTGCTCCTCTTTCATGTTTCAAATAGGCTGATAATGTGCATGCTGAGGAAGCTGTGTATCCATTTATTAAAACAAATACTTTTCCTTCATATCGCAATTTTTTGGGATAGGTAATATTTGTGGTATATTTTATGCCAAAATCAGTTTTTGAATGAGGAGTTGTTTTATCCCACAACCATACACCCACTAATTTTAGTTTTGAACTTAGATATTTTGAAACATTTCCAAAAGGTCTAATGTCAATTTGAGATAATGTGTCTGGCAAAATGTAGGATAAAAAATCAAGGGAACTTTTTGGTGGTCCACCCCCATTTCCTCTCAAATCTATAACTAAATGTTCGATAGAATTGTCGTTTAATTGATGGAAAATTTCCTTATTTATGGTTTCATAATTATCGTAATCCATCGACTTCATGCTTAAATACATAGTGTTTGTATTTAAAGGCGACATGCGAATATTGCTACTATTTATTAAGGAATTAGATTTGGGTTTAAAAAATTGAAATTTCTCTGACGAATACTCTTTAACAGCTTTTATTTCAAATTCATCTTCTTCACAATTAATATTTTCGTATTTAATTGTAAAATGATCAGTTCCAATAAAACATCTTCTTATTAATATTTCCGAATAATCGTTTATAATTGAGTATCCTAAAGTTTTTTGGTAGCCATCAGCCGGTTGGTAAATCAATAGTTTGTCAATTATTTCCTTAGCACTCAATCTATTAATTGAAATTATCTTCAAAGGAAATTCGATTTTTTGTGCATATTGCAGTTTAGCACCAATTATATAAAGCCCCGAGGAATTGGCAAAGCATCTTATAGGCAGGTATTTGTTCTCTCCAATTTGACTGTTATAAATCTTAGCAAGAGGTGATTCAACTATTTTAGTATGAGAACAAGCAATTTTGCAAAGAGCTTCCCTAACAATATTTTCAAATTCAAAAGCCGATATTTCTGGCAAGTGCTGATTTGTTATTTCAATAATGAATGAATCCAATTCATTTGTCCAAGCCTTATTTAGTGTAATTGGATGCCCGGATTTTATAGCATCATTCAAGAATTTTAAATCTTCTAATAACTCCAGTTTTGACAAACTTTGAGAATTTGAATTAAATACATGCAAATTAAAAATAAGCATGAGGCAAAATATCATTAAAAATTTTCTTTTTATTCTATACATCTTTTCCTTAAAACTCTGAAAATGAATCCACCCCAAAAAGTATTAAAACAAAATTTGCTACTGATTCACAGAATAATGAAGATTTAATTTATTATTAAATCAGTGAATCTGTGGTAAAAAGATTCTTAATAAATCAAATTTAACAAAGGACTAAATTATTTTCATATGAAAAGCAAGAGGCTAACTGCCATTACAGCCATACCCGCAACCAGGCCACCAATAGCGATATGATGTTCACCATATTCTTCGGCTGTTGGCAATAGTTCGTCAAGCGAAATATAAACCATAATACCGGCTACACCGGCAAAAATTACCCCAAAAGTTGATTCGTTAATAAAGTTTCGTAAAATGAAGTAGCCCAAAATTGCACCAACAGGTTCGGCCAAACCAGATAAAAATGATAACCAGAAAGCTTTTGCGCGATTCTTAGTAGCATAGTAAATTGGAACCGAGACTGCCACACCTTCAGGAATATTATGAATTGCAATTGCCACAGCTATACTAATTCCAAGCGATGGATCGGATAGAGCTGCCATAAAAGTAGCAAGACCTTCAGGGAAATTATGTATTGCAATTGCCAAAGCTGAAAACAAGCCCATTCGTAGCAACTTTTTATTATTCTCTGGATTCAACTTCTTGACATCCATGTTTTTAATCTCGTGGGGATTTTCGAATGAAGGAATTAATCTGTCAATGAGAGCAATAAGTGCTATTCCTGAAAAGAAAGCAATAACTGTATAAATACTTCCCATTTTTTCGCCATGTGCCATTGAAAGAGAATCTTTAGCCTTCGCAAATATCTCAACTAAGGAAACATAAATCATTACACCTGCTGAAAAACCCAATGAAACTGCCAGGAATTTCGGATTGAATTTTTTTGACATAAACGACATAACACTACCTATTCCTGTAGCCAATCCTGCAAAAAGTGTTAGTCCTAATGCAAATAATATATTTTCTGTATCCATTTTTTGTTTTACTTCTTTAAATATTAGCTATACTTAGCTATAGAGAATTTTTTGATGCTTGAGATTGATCGTCCTGAAATATTTTTATATTAAATAAATACAAAAAAAAGTTAACTATTTAACGTAGTACAAGCCAGCTTCCGGACCAAGTGGGAAACCAAACATTATCCAAATAATCATAAGTATAGTCCATACTATAAAAAAGGCAATAGAATATGGCATCATGGTAGCAATAAGCGAGCCTATGCCCGATTTCGAATCATATTT of Bacteroidota bacterium contains these proteins:
- the zupT gene encoding zinc transporter ZupT codes for the protein MDTENILFALGLTLFAGLATGIGSVMSFMSKKFNPKFLAVSLGFSAGVMIYVSLVEIFAKAKDSLSMAHGEKMGSIYTVIAFFSGIALIALIDRLIPSFENPHEIKNMDVKKLNPENNKKLLRMGLFSALAIAIHNFPEGLATFMAALSDPSLGISIAVAIAIHNIPEGVAVSVPIYYATKNRAKAFWLSFLSGLAEPVGAILGYFILRNFINESTFGVIFAGVAGIMVYISLDELLPTAEEYGEHHIAIGGLVAGMAVMAVSLLLFI